The Pelagibius sp. CAU 1746 genomic sequence ACGGCGGCGGCTTAACGCACTTATTTGTACACCGGTCACTGACATTAGAAAATCAGATTCATAGCGTCTGATATTCGTATTTTACTATTCCACCCCCGCGTTCTTTGATTTTCGCACCGTCCTCCCGGTGGCGGTCAACAAAGCGGGCCGCAGCGGCCCGGCGAGAACAGGAGGCTCAATCATGAAAAGAAAGCTCAGCGCATTGCCGGCATCTGCGGCGATGGTGCTCGCGCTCACGGGCAGCGCAGTCGCGGGCGACTGGTACCCCTACTCGGTCGAAGTCTGGGATCCGCCGTTCAACATGGAAAGCCCGCGCAAGGCGATGGACTATGTGCCGCTCGAAAAGGCCGCGAAAAAGTGGGATATCTGCGTTTCCTTCCCGCACATGAAAGACGCCTATTGGCTGGGGGTCGACTACGGCATCACCGAAGAGGCAAAGCGCCTGGGCGTGAAGGCCAACGTCGTCGAGGCGGGTGGTTATACCGAGCTCAATACCCAGATTTCCCAGATAGAGGACTGCGTCTCGGCAGGGGCCGATGCGGTCGTTATCGGCGCGATCTCCTTTGACGGGCTGAACAACCTGGTCAGCGAGATTCGATCCAAGAACATCCCGGTTATCGACGTCATCAACGGCATGTCCTCCAGCGAGCTCTCGGCGAAGTCGCTGGTTTCCTTCGGTGAGATGGGCGCCAAGGCCGGTGAGTTCCTCGCCAAGGCGCACCCCGCAGGCGGCCAGGCGGCAAAGGTGGCTTGGTTCCCAGGGCCGGCCGGCGCAGGCTGGGTGGAAGCGGGCAATGCCGGCTTCCAACGCGCGGTCGCCGGCAGCGCGGTCGAACTGGTCGACACCAAGTATGGCGACACCGGCAAGGAAGCGCAGGCCAAGCTGGTCGAAGATGCGCTCGAGGCCTATCCCGAACTGAGCTACATCGTTGGCACTGCGGTGACGGCGGAGGCTGCCGTGCCGATCCTGCGTGCCCGGGGCCTGACCGACCAGGTCAAGGTCGTCTCCTACTACTACACGCCAGGCGTTGACCGGGGTATTGCGCGCGGTCAGATCCTTGCGGCACCGACGGATTCAACCGTGATCCAGGGACGCGTCGCGGTCGACCAGGCCGTGCGCATCCTGGAAGGCAAGGATTATCAGAAGCACGTCGGGCCGGCGCTCTATGTCGTGACCCAGGAAAACCACGGTAAGTTCGACCCCTCGTCGACGCTGGCGCCGAACGGCTTCAGTCCGGTCTTCTCGGTCGACTAGGCGCCGGCGACTAGCGGACCATGTCGACTTCACAGGCCGCCGTGCAAGGCGGGGGGCCGTCACCATCGGCCTCCCCCCTGCTGCAGACGATTGCCGTGACAAAGGACTATCCCGGCGTCAGGGCGCTGGACGGCGTGGACTTCGATCTGCGTGCCGGCGAGGTACATGTTCTCTTCGGCGAGAACGGCGCCGGCAAGTCCACCCTAATCTCCATCCTGGCCGGCGCGAACCAACCGAGTGCCGGTCGCATCCTCAT encodes the following:
- the torT gene encoding TMAO reductase system periplasmic protein TorT; this translates as MKRKLSALPASAAMVLALTGSAVAGDWYPYSVEVWDPPFNMESPRKAMDYVPLEKAAKKWDICVSFPHMKDAYWLGVDYGITEEAKRLGVKANVVEAGGYTELNTQISQIEDCVSAGADAVVIGAISFDGLNNLVSEIRSKNIPVIDVINGMSSSELSAKSLVSFGEMGAKAGEFLAKAHPAGGQAAKVAWFPGPAGAGWVEAGNAGFQRAVAGSAVELVDTKYGDTGKEAQAKLVEDALEAYPELSYIVGTAVTAEAAVPILRARGLTDQVKVVSYYYTPGVDRGIARGQILAAPTDSTVIQGRVAVDQAVRILEGKDYQKHVGPALYVVTQENHGKFDPSSTLAPNGFSPVFSVD